Proteins encoded together in one Impatiens glandulifera chromosome 1, dImpGla2.1, whole genome shotgun sequence window:
- the LOC124920684 gene encoding uncharacterized protein LOC124920684 isoform X1 produces the protein MATKNLFRPISAMVPCRSILPCNHGRPASSFSSTPPFHTCKSSIRTLGFRFARRVPHPNCSYGESPSSSYSSSSAAAADEDDSEQGPPQEAVLKAISELSKTEGRVGQTTNMVIGGTVTDDSTSEWLALDKKVNSYPTVRDFTAIGTGGDDFVQAMVIAVESVLQHSIPEDSVKQKISSRGKYVSVNIGPVHVISSEQVQAIYNAMKTDERMKYFL, from the exons ATGGCTACCAAGAATCTCTTTCGACCCATTTCTGCGATGGTTCCTTGTCGATCTATTCTTCCTTGCAATCACGGCCGCCCTGCTTCTTCCTTCTCATCCACTCCTCCATTCCATACCTGCAAATCCTCCATCAGGACTCTAGGTTTTCGATTTGCTAGACGGGTACCGCATCCCAATTGTTCTTACGGTGAATCTCCATCATCatcatattcatcatcatcagcagcagcagcagatgAGGATGACTCCGAGCAAGGCCCTCCTCAAGAAGCTGTTCTCAAGGCCATTTCAG AATTGTCTAAAACAGAAGGACGCGTTGGGCAAACAACCAATATGGTTATTGGTGGTACAGTAACAGATGATTCAACAAGCGAATGGCTTGCTCTTGATAAGAAG gtTAATTCCTACCCAACTGTGAGAGATTTTACTGCTATTGGAACTGGTGGTGATGACTTTGTGCAAGCTATGGTTATTGCTGTTGAATCTGTACTTCAACACTCCATCCCCGAG GATAGTGTAAAACAGAAAATATCTTCACGGGGAAAATATGTTTCAGTGAATATTGGACCAGTTCATGTCATCTCTAGTGAacag GTTCAAGCTATATATAATGCAATGAAGACGGATGAAAGGATGAAATACTTTTTGTAG
- the LOC124920684 gene encoding uncharacterized protein LOC124920684 isoform X2 has protein sequence MATKNLFRPISAMVPCRSILPCNHGRPASSFSSTPPFHTCKSSIRTLGFRFARRVPHPNCSYGESPSSSYSSSSAAAADEDDSEQGPPQEAVLKAISEGRVGQTTNMVIGGTVTDDSTSEWLALDKKVNSYPTVRDFTAIGTGGDDFVQAMVIAVESVLQHSIPEDSVKQKISSRGKYVSVNIGPVHVISSEQVQAIYNAMKTDERMKYFL, from the exons ATGGCTACCAAGAATCTCTTTCGACCCATTTCTGCGATGGTTCCTTGTCGATCTATTCTTCCTTGCAATCACGGCCGCCCTGCTTCTTCCTTCTCATCCACTCCTCCATTCCATACCTGCAAATCCTCCATCAGGACTCTAGGTTTTCGATTTGCTAGACGGGTACCGCATCCCAATTGTTCTTACGGTGAATCTCCATCATCatcatattcatcatcatcagcagcagcagcagatgAGGATGACTCCGAGCAAGGCCCTCCTCAAGAAGCTGTTCTCAAGGCCATTTCAG AAGGACGCGTTGGGCAAACAACCAATATGGTTATTGGTGGTACAGTAACAGATGATTCAACAAGCGAATGGCTTGCTCTTGATAAGAAG gtTAATTCCTACCCAACTGTGAGAGATTTTACTGCTATTGGAACTGGTGGTGATGACTTTGTGCAAGCTATGGTTATTGCTGTTGAATCTGTACTTCAACACTCCATCCCCGAG GATAGTGTAAAACAGAAAATATCTTCACGGGGAAAATATGTTTCAGTGAATATTGGACCAGTTCATGTCATCTCTAGTGAacag GTTCAAGCTATATATAATGCAATGAAGACGGATGAAAGGATGAAATACTTTTTGTAG